DNA from Halorarum salinum:
AGGGGCTCGCCCTCCGGTGGGGCCGGGACACGGACCACGAACTGCTCGTCGGCTCGCGCGACCCGGAGAAGGCGCGGGACGCCGCCGAGTCGTACGCGGCGGCCGTCGCGGACGCCGGCGGCGAGGCCGACCTGAAGGGGTTCGCGAACGGGATGGCCGCCGACCGCGCGGACGTGGTCGTGCTCTCGGTCCCGCCGTACCACGTCGCAGACACCGTCGAGTCTGTCGCGGACGTGCTGGACGGGGAGGACGTGGTCGTCACCCCCGCCGCGGGGATGAAGCGCGACGACGACGGCTTCCACTACCACCCGCCGAGCGCCGGGAGCGTGACGGCGCTGGTCCGCGAGGCGGTTCCGGACCCGATCCCGGTCGTCGGCGCGTTCCACAACCTCGCGGCCGGTCGGCTGGCGGACCTGGACGCCGACCTCGGCGTCGACACGCTCGTCCTCGGCGACGACGCGGACGCGAAGGGGACGGTGTCGCGGCTGGCCGAGGAGATCGACGGGCTCCGGGCGCTGGACGCCGGCGGGCTGGCGAACGCCGCGGAGGTCGAGTCGGTGACGCCGCTGCTGGTGAACGTGGCGACGAACAACGAGGGGATGCACGACCTCGGCGTACGGTTTCTGTGAGTAGTGGCTAGTTTCGGTGTGGACAGCGGTTCGTAAACTACTGCCTCGAAAGCCCTCGGCCGGCCCCTTTCAGTCCCGCCCCGTGGGACGGTCGGGTGAGCGTCGTGGTGTGTCCCCAGGCCTCCCCGGCGGGCGCGGCGTCGCTCCCTCCGGTCGCTCGCGGGGCGCCCGCCGCATCCTTCCGACCGTCGATCGGCAAACGATTCGGTGGACTACCGGCGACGGACGTACTTGGTAGTCGAGCCAACGACGCTCGGCCGGGAGGCCGGCAGGGTGGGAATGGAAGGGGCCGCGGCGCTCGGGGAAGCACGGCACCGCAAGCACCGCAGCGAGCGAAGCGAGCGAGGAGCGCAGCGTGTGGCGCGCGACCCGAGCGCCGCGGGGGCTTCCGTGGTCATGTCGTCGTTGGCAGCCACCACGACTCCCGAAACACGGACCGATCGAATAGGAATCCTACTCAGTGATCAGCGACCTCCACCACCTGCTTCCCGACGTTCTCGCCCTCGAACAGCCCCAGGAACGCGTCGGGCGCGTTCTCCAGCCCCTCGGTCACCGTCTCCCGGTACTGCAGTTCGCCGCCCGCCACCAGTTCCCCGAGGCGCTCGGTCGCCGCCCCGAACCGTGGCGCGAAGTCGCCGACGAGGAACCCCTCGACGCGGGCCCTCGTCTCGACGAGTTTCCCGAGTTTCCGCGGGCCTGTCGGAACCTCCTCCTCGTTGTAGAGGGCGATCTGTCCGCAGATCCCGACCCGCGCGTCGACGTTCAGGCGCTGGAACACGGCGTCCGTCACCGGGCCGCCGACGTTGTCGTAGTAGGCGTCGACGCCGTCGGTCAGTTCGTCCAGCCGCTCGCCGACGTCCTCCGACTCGTAGTTGACGCCGGCCGTCAACCCCAGCTCCCCGGTGAGCCAGTCGACCTTCTCGTCGCTGCCGGCGACGCCGACAACGTCCGCGCCCTGCAACTCGCCGAGCTGCCCCGCCACGGAGCCGACCGCGCCCGCGGCGCCCGAGACGACCATCACGTCGCCGGCCCGCGGCTCGACGACCTCGCGGACGCCGAAGTAGGCGGTCCGGCCGGGCATCCCGAGCACGCCCAGCGCGGTCGAGACCGGGAGTTCGCCCGTGTCGACCGGCGTGAGCTCGGAGCCGTCCGCGGCGGCGTACTCGGCCCACGGGAGGTTCCCGACGACCGTCTCGCCCGGCTCGAACCCCGCCCCGTTCGACTCGACGACCTCGGCGACCGCGCCGCCGTACAGCGGCCCGCCGACGTCCCACGGCTCGGCGTACGACTCCCCGGCGCGCATCCGGCCGCGCATGTACGGGTCCACGGAGAGGTACAGCAGGCGGACGAGCGCCTGCCCCGGTCCCGGCTCCGGCCGCTCCGCCTCCCGAAGGTCGAACGTGTCGGCGTCGGGCGTCCCCTCGGGTCGCTTCGCCAGGTGGTACCGACGGTTGTCGGCCATGGGCGGGAGGACGGGTCCCGCGCCCAAAGTCCCCGCGGCCGACGAACCCGAACGGCAGGTCGCCCCGGCGGTGGGACGGCCCGACGACCGGGTGAGACGGGCGTCCGAGCGCCGGAGCGACGGGGCGGCAGGGCGCTTATCACCCCCGCAGGACTACTGCGGGGCATGAGCGGACTCGCACTCGACTCCACCCAGCTCGACCGCTACTCGCGGCACATCATCCTCGACGAGGTGGGCCCCGAGGGGCAGTCGGCGCTGCTCGACGGCTCCGTGCTGGTCGTCGGCGCGGGCGGACTGGGCTCGCCGGCCATCCAGTACCTCGCGGCCGCGGGCGTCGGCCAGTTGGCAATCGCCGACGACGACGTCGTCGAGCGGTCGAACCTGCAGCGCCAGATCGTCCACGCCGACGCCGACGTGGGCCGACCGAAGGCGGAGTCGGCCGCCGAGTACGTCCGGGATCTCAACCCCGACGTCGAGGTGACGACCCACGAGACGCGGGTCGACCCGGACAACGCCGTCGACCTGGTCGCCGACCACGACGTCGTCCTCGACGCCTCCGACAACTTCCGGACGCGCTACCTCCTCAACGACGTGGCGCGGCTCGCGGACGTCCCGGTCGCCCACGGCGCGATCTACAAGTTCGAGGGGCAGGTCACGACGCTCGTCCCGGACGGCCCGTGCTATCGGTGTCTGTTCCCCGAGGCACCCGAACCCGGCGAGGTGCCCGACTGTGCCACGACTGGCGTGCTCGGCGTGCTCCCGGGGACCGTCGGCTGCCTCCAGGCGACCGAGGCCGTGAAGCTCCTCCTCCGGGGTGAGGGTCTCCTCGTGGACGGCGAACTGCTGCAGGGGCGCCTGCTGTTCTACGACGCGATGGCGATGAGCTTCGAGACGGTGCCGTACCGGCGGAACCCCGACTGTCCGGTGTGCGGGGACGACCCCATCGACACCATCGAGGGCGTCGAGTACGCCGGCGGCTGCGGCATCGGGGGCGAGGCGTGAACGTCGTCGACCTGCTCAACCGGATGCCGTACACGGACCTGCTCGGCGTCGACGTGGTCGAGGCGGCCGAGGGCGCGGCGGTCGCCGAACTTCCGCTCCGGGAGGAGCACTCCTCGGTCCCCGGCCGGACCGTCGCCCACGGCGGCGTGACCTACGCGCTCGCGGACACCGTCGGCGGGGCCGCGGTCATCTCGCTCCACCGCAAACCGACCCCGACCGTGGACATGCGGATGGACTACCTGGCGCCGGCCACGGCCGACCTCCGCGCGGAGGCCGAGGTCGTCCGCGACGGGGGGTCGGTCGCCACCGCGAGGGTCCGGATCGAGGACGTCGAGGGAACCCACGTCGCGGACGCCCGCGGGACGTTCAAGACCGGCGGCGGCGGGGACGGCGGCGCGTGGGGATCCGCCGACCCCGAAGACGCCGTGTGAGACGTTCTCAGGGACTGTACCCCCTGAATTACGCCGCGCACGTCCGCCAAGGCTTTTTAAGCTTGGGGCACCTAACTCGGAGTGAAGTAAACGTCCGGGCGCGAACCGTCCCGGGTCGTCTTCCCCCCTCCAATGAGCAACGCAAAACAGTTCCGACAGAACCGGCGAGAGCACCGAGCGGACGAACACGAGGTGAACGCGGACGAGCGGGAGTCGGCCGGCGAGCGGGAGTCGGCCGACGAGCGGCAGGTCTGTCCCGAGTGTGGCGGCACCCTGGCGTCCGACGAGCGCCGCGGCGAGACGGTGTGTCGCGACTGCGGGCTCGTCGTCGACACCGACGAGATCGACCGCGGGCCCGAGTGGCGCGCGTTCGACGCCGCCGAGAAGGACGAGAAGAGCCGCGTCGGCGCCCCCACGACCAACATGATGCACGACAAGGGGCTCTCGACGAACATCGGCTGGCAGGACAAGGACGCCTACGGCAACCAGCTCTCGGGCAACCAGCGGCGCCGGATGTCGCGGCTCCGCACCTGGAACGAGCGGTTCCGCACCTCCGACCACCAGGAGCGGAACCTGAAGCAGGCGCTCGGCGAGATCGAGCGGATGGCCAGCGCGCTCGGCCTCCCGGAGAGCGTCCGCGAGACCGCCTCGGTCATCTACCGGCAGGCGCTGGAGAAGGACATGCTGCCGGGCCGGTCCATCGAGGGCATCTCCACCGCCAGCCTCCACGCGGCCGCGCGGATGGCGAACGTCCCGCGCTCGATCGACGAGGTCGCGCGGGTCTCCCGCGTCGACGAGGAGACGTTCGAGCGGGCGTACCGCTACGTCGTCCGCGAACTGAGCCTCGAGATCGAGCCGGCCGACCCGGCCGAGTACCTCCCGCGGTTCGCCTCCGAACTCGGCGTCAGCGACGAGGCCGAGCGGCAGGCGCGCGAACTGCTGGAGACCGCGAAGGAGGCGAACGTCCACTCGGGCAAGTCGCCCGTGGGGCTCGCCGCGGCGGCCATCTACGCCGCCGGCATCCTCACGAACGAGAAGCTCACCCAGAGCGAGGTCAGCGAGGTGACCGACATGAGCGAGGTCACCATCCGGAACCGGTACCAGGAGCTGCTGGCCGCCCGCGAGGACGCGGTGGGGTTCGGCGCCGGGCGCGCCACGGCGTAAGGCGCGAGCCGCCTTCCGGCGGTTTCCGCCGGGAATCCGGCGTTCGCCGATTCCTCCCGAAAGATAACGCTTTTCGGCAGCCACTAGGAACCGAAGGGTATGTCCGACGAACTCAAGCGCGGACTGGAAGGGGTGGTCGTCGCCGAATCCGGTCTGAGCCACATCGACGGGGACGCGGGGAAACTCGTCTACAGGGGGTACGCCATCGAGGACCTCGCGGAACACGCGTCCTACGAGGAGACGCTCTACCTGCTCTGGCACGGGGAGCTCCCAACCGAGTCCGAACTCGCCGACTTCTCCGGGGAGACGTCGGCCGAACGGGCCCTGTCGGACGACGCGATGGAGACGGTCCGGCGGCTGGCCGAGGCCGACGAGGAGCCGATGGCCGCGCTCCGGACGATCACCTCCTCATTCTCGGCTCACGACCCCGACACCGACGAGGACCCGACCGACCACGACGCGAACGTCAGGAAGGGCCGGCGCATCACCGCCAAGATGCCGACCGCCCTCGCCGCGTACGCGCGGATCCGCAACGGCGACGAGCCCGTCGTACCACGCGAGGACCTCGACCACGCCGCCAACTTCCTCTACATGCTGAACGACGAGGAGCCCGACGACGTGTTCGCGGACGTCTTCGACCAGGCGCTCGTGCTCCACGCCGACCACGGGCTCAACGCGTCGACGTTCTCCGCGATGGTCACCGCCTCGACGCTCGCCGACCTCCATTCGGCGGTCACCTCGGCGGTCGGCACCCTCTCCGGGAGCCTCCACGGCGGCGCCAACGCCAACGTGATGCGGATGCTGGAGGAGGTCGACGAGTCCGACTCCGACCCCGTCGAGTGGGTCGAGCGGGCGCTCGAGGAGGGCCGCCGCGTCGCCGGCTTCGGCCACCGCGTCTACGAGGTGAAGGACCCCCGCGCGAACATCCTCGGCGAGCGCTCGGAGGAGCTGGGCGAGGCCGCCGGCGACACGAGGTGGTACGAGATGTCGGTCGCGATCGAGGAGTACATGGCCGAGGAGAAGGGCATCGCGCCCAACGTCGACTTCTACTCCGCCTCGACGTACTACCAGATGGGCATCCCCGTGGACATCTACACGCCCATCTTCGCGGTCAGCCGCGTCGGCGGCTGGATCGCACACGTGCTGGAGCAGTACGAGGACAACCGGCTCATCCGGCCCCGCGCGCGCTACGTCGGCGAGCGGGACGCCGAGTGGGTCCCCATCGAGGAGCGGTAGGCCGGAGCCGCGCGGTCGGCCGCTCGCGTCGCGTTCGCGTGGCCGGTAAGGAGTTCCTACCGCCCGACTCGGCGGGGTGGCGGCGCCACGACCGCCGACGAGGTTATCCGTTTCGCGGCCCAACGACGGGTATGGGGTTCACAATCAGTCCCGAGCAGCGCAGCCAGTACGCCGACCGAATGCGTGAGGGCGGCTCGAAGGCGCGGGTGAGGGCCCGCGAGACGGCCGCCGAGCGGCGCGAGACGCTTCGACGGGAGCTGGGCGACCGTCTGTTCGACGCCCTCGAGGAGAACTTCCCCGAGGAGTACGCCGCCCGCCGGCGCCGCGACGCCGCCAAGGCGTTCGGCGCGGGGGTCGCCGTCGGCCTCGTCGGCCGCGAACTCCTCCGGCGTCGCTGAGGCGGCCCCGCGGTTCGACCCGACCCGTCGACGGCGTCGACGTTTTTCGGAGCCGATCAGTCCGTCGAGCGGCCGCTCCCGCGCTCGGCCATCATCCCGGCCGCCCGTTCGGCCCACCCCGAGTAGCGGAAGCCGACGAGGACGACCAGCGCCATCCAGACGTACTGGAGGCCGACGCCCCAGTAGGCGCCGGTCGCCCCGTGGCCGAGGACGACCCCCGCGACGTACGTGAAGCCGAGCAGGAAGCCGAACACGCCCGTCAGCCGCGCGACCAGCGGGACCCGCGTCTCGCTCGCGCCCTGGAGCGCCCCCGAGAGCACCGAGAAGGAGACGAGGAACGCCCCCGAGAGCCCGTACACGCGCGCGAACGTCACCGCGTACGGGACCGCGCCCGACTCGTCGGTGAACACGTCGACGAACGCCGGCGCGGCGACGACCAGTCCGAGCCCGATGACGCCGACGGTCGCCAGCCCGAGCGCCGTCACCGCGTAGCCGTAGAACCGGGCCGCCTCGTCGTCGCCGTCGCCAAGCGCCTGCCCGACGACGACCGAGGCGGCGACGTTGTACCCACGCGAGAGCGGCCCGGTCACCTGCTGGTACATCCGCCGGCCGATCTGGAAGCCGGCGTTCACGTTCGTGCCGAAGCCGAGGAGGATGCCGTTGAACGGGAACTCCGCGAGCGTGGCCCCGAACCCCTCGACGATCCGCGGCGTCGACACCCGGACGAGCTGCCGGGCGATGACCGGGTCGCGCGGGCGGACGAGGCTCGCGTCCGACCAGTCGGTGACCATCGCGGCGACGAGCGCGACCGCCGTGAGGACGTTCGCGGCGGCGGTGGCGACGCCGACGCCGACGATGCCGAGCCGGGGAATCCCGAGCGGTGCGAACCCGAGCCCGAGCGCCAGCGACCCGGAGATGTTGAGCCCGTTGGCGACGACGTTGACGTACATCGGCGTCCGGGTGTCGCCGGTGCCCTGGAGCGAGCGCGCGCCGATCAGCGCGACGTGGCGGGCCGGCGCGGTGGCGAAGACGATGGCGAGGTACTGTCCGCCGAGTCGGACGCTCTCCGGGGCCGCCCCGAGGACGGCGATCATGGGGCCGCCGAGGAACAGGCCGGCGAGGACGAACGGGAGGCCCGCGAGCGCGCCCACGAGCACCGCCTGCGTGACATCCTCGTCCCGGTTCGCGGTCGCGGACGCGCCGGTGTCCTGGCTGGAGAGCGCGATGGCGCCGCCGCCGAGGCCGAGGCCGATGCGGAGCGGGAAGCGGGCGTACAGGTCCGCGAGGCCGATGGCCACGACCGCCGCGGGGGAGAACTGCGCGGTGACGACGACGTCGGTCGTCCGCATCGCCGTCCGGAACGTCTGCTCGGCCATGACCGGCCAGGCCAGCGAGAGCACTCGCCTCCAGACCCCGACCAGTCGGCCGCCGTCCATACCCCACGCTCAGCCGGTCCGGGTTTCACGGTACCGGAAGCGGAACCGCGAGCGGTCGGCGCGGCTGCCGAAAAGCCGCAAGCGATCGGGGTGACTGTCGAAAAGCCGCGAACGGTCGGCGCGGGTACTGAAATCGAGTACAGGATACAGTGATGGGACCCGGGCGCGTCCTCACGAACGGATGTCAGGCGACCAGGACGCCCCCGGCGGGATGGACCCCGACAGGTACCTCGAGCGCATCGGCGTCGATCCGGACGCCGTCGAAACCCCGGACCTCGAGACGCTCGCGCGACTCCAGCGCGCACACGTGACGGCGGTCGCGTTCGAGAACCTCGACGTCGTCGGGGACCCGTACGGCGACCGGGAGGGGTCGGGCGTGGTCCTCTCGGTGCCGGACCTCTACGCGAAGGTCGTCGAGCGGGGCCGGGGCGGGTTCTGCTTCGAACTCAACGGCCTGTTCCACTGGCTGCTCGCGGAGCTCGGCTACGACGTGGACCGGGTGGCCGCGCGGGTGACCAGCGACGGGGACGCCACCCCGCCCGCGAACCACCACGCGAACGTCGTCCAGTTCGACCGCCGGTACGTGACCGACGTGGGGATGGGGACCCCGACGATGCGGCGGCCGCTCCCGCTCGACGGCGGGTCGCGCGCCGACGGGGCCGGCGTCGAGTGGCGCGTCGCCGAGAGCGACCGGCCCGACGAGACGTACCGGACCGAGTACCGCACGCCGGGGGAGTCGGAGTGGTCGACGCGCTACGTGTTCAGCGACGTGCCGCGGGAGCTGAGCTACTTCGAGGCGACCTGCGACTACCTGGCGAGCGCCCCCGAGTCGACGTTCACGGGCGACCCGATCGTCACCGTCGCCACCGACGAGGGGCACCTCCGGCTGTCGCGGGACACGCTGACCGAGATCGTCGGGGGCGACGGGCGCGAGCGGACCGTGACCGGCGAGGAGTGGCACGAGGTGCTGGCTTCGAAGTTCGGCCTGCGCTACGACCGCGCGTAGCCCGAACGGCCGCGCCGGCCCGGCGAAAGCGCCTTCCCCGGCGGGCGGCACGGTCGCACATGGACGTGTTCGTGTACGGCACGCTGACGAACCCCGATCGCGTCCGGACGGTCGTCGACTCGTTCGTGTTCGTCGGCCCGGCCGTGCTGGAGGGGCTCCGCGTCGTCGACGGCGAGTGTCCGACGCTGGCGCCGCCGGCCGACGGCGGCGGGAGTGGATCGAGCGACGGCGGATCGAACGTCGACGCATCGAACGCCGACGCGTCGGGCGGCGGGATGGCGGGTCCGGACGTCGCGGGGCGCCTGCTCCGGACGAACGAGGTGGACGCGCTTGACGCCTACGAGGGGGTCGAGGACGGGCTGTACGTCCGGGTGTCCGTCCCCGTCGTCGACGAGACGGCCGGCAGCCGGACGACCGGACACGAAGCGGGCGCGAGCAGGTCGGATGGAGCGGCCGAGGGCGCGGGGGAGGCGGCGGTGTACGTCGGCGATCCGGACCGACTCGGCGCGCCGGCGGCGTGGCCCGGCGACGGACCCCTCCGCGAGCGGGTCGAACGCGTCCTCCGCGAGCGTCCGGTCGAGGTCCGAATTCCACCGACAGGTTGAAGCGAGCGACGGACGGCGGACGGGCGTCATACGGACCGAACTTCCCGCCGCCGTGCTGCGGTTTCACTTCCGGTTCGCGTGACTCACCTTTTTATACCTGGGGTGCCAGTGAACTGATGCACGTCACACGCGTGCATTTCCCCTCTTTCCCCTTCGGTCGCAACGACTAACCAGCGGCGCGTGGGACCCCCGGTATGCTCTCGCTGGAGGACGTGCTCGCGGCCCGAGAGCGGGTGGACGCGGTCGCCCGCCGGACGCCGCTGGAGTACTCCCACACCTTCTCGGAAATCACCGGCGCGTCGGTCCACCTGAAGCTGGAGACGTTCCAGCGGACCGGTTCGTTCAAGATCCGCGGCGCGACGAACCGCGTCGCGACGCTCTCGGCCGCCGAGACGGAGCGCGGCGTCGTCACCGCGTCGGCGGGCAACCACGCCCAGGGCGTCGCGCTGGCGGCCTCGCGGGCGGGCGTTCACTCGACCATCGTGATGCCGACGTACGCGCCCATCTCGAAGGTGGACGCGACGCGGCGCTACGGCGGCGACGTGGTGCTCCACGGCCTCGACTACAGCGAGGCGCAGGCCCGCGCCCGCGAGATCGAGGCCGCGGAGGACCGCACCTACGTCCACGCGTTCGACGACGAACTGGTCATGGCCGGACAGGGGACCATCGGCCTCGAGATCGCCGAACAGTGCCCGGAGGTGGACACCGTGGTCGTCCCCATCGGCGGCGGCGGGCTGATCGCCGGCGTCGCGACGGCGCTGAAGGGACGGCTCGACGACGTGCGCGTCGTCGGCGTGCAGGCGGAGGGCGCCTCCTCCGCCGCCGAGTCGCTCCGCAAGGGGAGCCCGCAGGAACTGGCGAGCGTGGACACCATCGCGGACGGCATCGCCGTCCGCTCGGTGGGCGAGCGGACGTTCCCCGTCATCCGCGAGCGCGTCGACGAGGTGGTGACCGTGAGCGACGAGGAGATCGCCGTGGCGGTGACGAAACTCCTCGAGCGCTCGAAGACGCTCGTCGAGGGCGCGGGCGCCGTCCCGCTGGCGGCGACGCTCGAACGGGCGTTCGACTACGAGCCGGACGAGACGGTCGTCCCGCTCCTCTCTGGCGGCAACATCGACATGAACACCATGACGACGGTGGTGATGCGCGGGCTCGTCGAGATGGGCCGATACCTGAAGATCAGGACCGAACTGAAGGACCGTCCCGGGTCGCTGGAGCGGCTGGTCGAGGTCGTCGCCGACGCGAACGCGAACATATTCGCGATCCGTCACGACCGCACCTCTCGGGACATCGCCGTCAACGCGGCGGAGGTCGAGGTCGACCTCGAGACCCACGGCCACGAACACGCGGCGGAGATCGTCGCCTCGCTGGAGGAGCACGGCTACGAGGTCGACGTGCTGGCGTAGATGCGGTAGCTGACGGTGAGGAACCGCCGCCCGAGGACCCACATCTCGTGTGATGCGCGGAGGTCGCCCTCCTCGTCCGGCCCCGCGGGTTCGACGGCGAACGACTGGTCCAGCGGGAGTTCGAACGGGCCGACCGGCGTCGAGAGGTAGAGCCCCGGATCGCCCGGGCCGTCCGTGTGGAGCCGGACGCCCGTTCCGCTGGCCGTCTCCCCGCGTTCGACCGTTCCACCCTCGCCGTCCGGGTCCAGGTGGTCGATCCGGAGCACCGTCGAGAGGTTCCCGCCCGGGAGCGGGACCGCGACGTTGACGAACCGCTCACCGTCCCGCTCGTGGCTCGCGTAGACGGCGACGAAGACTGCCGCGCCATCCTCGTCGGTTCGGACCCAGGCCCGCGCGCCCTCGCGGGGGTCGATACCGGGGCGAACCGCGGCGAATCGGCCGTGTAGTCGCCCGCCTGGCCCCGAACGGCCGGGGAGGTTCAACTGACCGATCGCGCTCGTGAGCGGCGAGACGAGCGCGGCGCCCGCCCGAAACGGCCCGTGCCACCGGACCGCGTACTCCATCTCGAACTCCGCGGTGCGCTCGTAGAACCCGCGAACGACCGGGGCCACCCGTTCGGAGTCGAACCCCGGGCGTTCGTAGGCGGTCAGGTCGTCCATCTCGCCGACGACGGGCTCCCGGTTCGAGCCGCCCGGTTCCCCGGCGGACCCGGTGTCGACCGCGATGCCGACCCGTTCGGGCCAGTCGGGACCGACCCGTCGGCCGGCCGAGAGCGGCGAGAGCGGGACCTCCCGGGCCCCACGCACCGCCCGGCGAACGACGACCCCGGCCAGGGCGACGAGGAGGACCGCCGGGAACGGGAGCGACGGGAGGACCCGTCGGAGTCGCATACCCGACCCAGGTCACGCCGATTTAAGGGCCGTGCGGTTCCACTGGGGGTATGAAGCGCGTGGTCTCCACCGACGAGGCGCCCGCGGCGGTCGGCGCGTACAGCCAGGCGACGACGAACGGCGACGTCATGTTCACCGCGGGGCAGATCCCGCTCACGACGGACGGCGAACTGCTGGACGACGCCCCCATCGCGGAGCAGACCGAGCAGGCGCTGGACAACGTCATCGCCATCGTCGAGGCCGAGGGCGCCGACGCCTCGGACGTGCTGAAGACGACGGTGTTCCTCGCGGACATCGACGACTTCGAGGAGATGAACGAGACGTACGCGACGTACTTCGAGGACGAACCGCCGGCGCGATCGGCGGTGCAGGCCGGCGCGCTCCCGAAGGGCGTCGGCGTGGAGATCGAGGCGGTCGTCGCGCTGGAGTGACGCCGCGCGGGAAGTCGGCGCTCCTCTGGGGCGCGATCGGCGCGCTGACGTTCCTCGTGCTCGCCCAGGGCGCGGTGCTGCTGTCGGTGCCGTTGCCGGTCGGCTTCCTCGGGCTCCTCGGGGTGGCGGCGGCGCTGGGCGGGCTCGTCGCG
Protein-coding regions in this window:
- a CDS encoding Rid family detoxifying hydrolase; protein product: MKRVVSTDEAPAAVGAYSQATTNGDVMFTAGQIPLTTDGELLDDAPIAEQTEQALDNVIAIVEAEGADASDVLKTTVFLADIDDFEEMNETYATYFEDEPPARSAVQAGALPKGVGVEIEAVVALE